One part of the Cottoperca gobio chromosome 14, fCotGob3.1, whole genome shotgun sequence genome encodes these proteins:
- the tlcd3a gene encoding protein FAM57B → MLQVLACGAVVFPGLFFAFRRILPCVFRHWSDADVVLISERLVSSIHAVMATTAGVIVVSSCRGSVINDRHWLTTYFVIWFGVPYMTYDIFAMYLSHYHRFRVKGHEDYKQHSLKTVNSFVRREFLLVLHHIALLTILLPVTLFFRREQGDFFIGCLFLTELSTPFVSLGKILIQLSLQECWLHKANGGMVLLTFFMCRIALFPYMYWVYGRHYGIPLYSVPFHLPLSTNLGNFCILAPQVYWFVLLCRKGYRLYRRSRMPDSSPAAPVTDNSKDD, encoded by the exons ATGTTGCAAGTTTTAGCTTGTGGCGCCGTAGTTTTCCCGGGTCTCTTCTTCGCCTTCAGGAGGATCCTGCCGTGTGTGTTCAGACACTGGAGCGATGCCGACGTGGTGCTGATCAGCGAGAG GCTGGTGTCCTCCATCCATGCCGTCATGGCAACCACGGCGGGAGTCATCGTTGTGTCTTCATGCCGGGGCAGCGTCATTAACGACAG GCACTGGCTGACCACCTACTTTGTCATCTGGTTTGGTGTGCCCTACATGACATACGACATCTTCGCCATGTACCTCAGTCACTACCACCGCTTCCGCGTCAAAGGGCACGAGGACTACAAGCAGCATTCACTGAAGACCGTGAACTCCTTCGTGCGCAGAGAGTTCCTGCTGGTGTTGCATCACATCGCCCTGCTCACTATCCTGCTGCCTGTCACACTg TTCTTCAGAAGGGAACAGGGGGATTTCTTCATCGGCTGCTTGTTTCTAACCGAGCTCAGCACACCCTTCGTCTCCCTGGGCAAGATACTTATTCAG CTCAGCCTCCAGGAGTGCTGGCTGCACAAGGCCAACGGCGGGATGGTACTGCTCACCTTCTTCATGTGCCGCATCGCCCTCTTCCCGTACATGTACTGGGTGTACGGCCGCCACTACGGCATCCCGCTCTACAGCGTGCCCTTCCACCTGCCGCTGTCCACCAACCTGGGCAACTTTTGCATCCTGGCACCGCAGGTCTACTGGTTCGTCCTTCTTTGCCGAAAGGGCTACCGCCTGTACCGGCGCAGCCGTATGCCAGACTCGTCTCCTGCGGCCCCTGTCACTGACAATTCTAAGGATGATTGA